The genome window AAGCAGATTGGTTTCTTAGAAACATTAGAAAATTTGGAAATTGAAGATTAGAAAAAACAGGTCCTTCGGGTTATTGTAAGAAGAAGGACCCCAGTTAACCAGATATACACAACTTATTGCTAAATAGAAAAAGAAAACACTTCTTCTAATTTAGCACTTAGCCTAATTATAAAATCGGATCAAATGGAAATCTTCACTGCTTTTTTTTGACTTTTATAAGCAATATTTTTGTTGTCAAAAAATTTCTTTTGTTCTTGAGAAAGAATTCTAACTTTGGAGTAGCTACTTTGTATGAATCTTTGGATAGAACAACCTCAGTCTCAATTTGATTGTCCATAAATTCCTCAAAATTTTTCAGACTATCTTCCGGTAGAACAACTAGTCTTGTAAATTCTTCATTCAATACTGTTAGAAATTTTGTTTTATCATACACATTTCTAAAAAGTCGCTTTGAATAAAAACCATAGGATCTTTTAGAACTTGAAATTCTGTAGGTATACAATATTTCTTTCGCAGGTTCGATCTCTCGTACCTTTGCACCAATTTCTGAAGCTGGTTGGTAGCTTACAAGCAGTGGATATATATAGAGACTTACAAGCAGTAAAGAACCGAATGATCCAACAATGGGAAGTGCCAATTCTAGAGGAATCTTTCTTAAGATATAAACTAGTATCAGTATCGCAAGAATGGGGATCCACAATACCGACCAAAAATCTTCGAGAATAAAATAGGGAATAAATAAAATAAAAGCAAAATACAAAAAACCTATTATCAGATAGGAAAATCTTGTCCTTCTCGTATCATTCATGAACAAATCTTCTTCAACTATTCCCGAAAAAAGAATCGCACCGGCTGGCAATACCCAATAGACATACTGTGGAAGTTGGAATTTAGAAAAAGATATCAAAAATAGAAATAAGAATAACCAGAATCCAAAAGTAAAATCTCGATCTTTATATTCATTTTCTCTAATTTTACGAAAGAATTCTTTGAACGAAATTTTCTTAATAAATCTAAATGCGATAAAAAA of Leptospira sp. GIMC2001 contains these proteins:
- a CDS encoding ArnT family glycosyltransferase, with amino-acid sequence MKNIFVLIAGLFAIVYLSTLTLDVIDIDSSQYAEIVREMVSNGEYTKITDNGRKYLDKPILTFWTIAPFFKFLSISNWAFRLPSIIITFLSVWVLFKLVFLIWENERRAWIACLSYLAAPGLYAMVVDPKIDVYLTAYILFTHYFYYMGRKRNPFYFYLMYISMGLGFITKGPISMVIPAISIGGDILFRRDWKLLGSLRIVTGLPLTIFFPLLWSYFLYQEYSTYGPSFFLWIQSFGRFYKDLYDVKYDPFYFYKTFAWGFLTFFLPLATTAFFIAFRFIKKISFKEFFRKIRENEYKDRDFTFGFWLFLFLFLISFSKFQLPQYVYWVLPAGAILFSGIVEEDLFMNDTRRTRFSYLIIGFLYFAFILFIPYFILEDFWSVLWIPILAILILVYILRKIPLELALPIVGSFGSLLLVSLYIYPLLVSYQPASEIGAKVREIEPAKEILYTYRISSSKRSYGFYSKRLFRNVYDKTKFLTVLNEEFTRLVVLPEDSLKNFEEFMDNQIETEVVLSKDSYKVATPKLEFFLKNKRNFLTTKILLIKVKKKQ